One genomic region from Candidatus Latescibacterota bacterium encodes:
- a CDS encoding integrase core domain-containing protein, which yields MLKDHEIRISMDGRGRATDNIVIERFWRSLKHEDIYPKDYETVDKLNAGLREYFEWYNNSRSHQTLDGSTPAEIYNGVSLKRVA from the coding sequence GGATCATGAGATACGAATCAGCATGGATGGTAGAGGAAGGGCGACGGACAATATTGTGATAGAGCGTTTCTGGCGGAGTCTGAAGCACGAAGATATCTATCCGAAGGATTATGAGACGGTGGATAAACTCAACGCGGGGCTGAGAGAATATTTTGAGTGGTACAACAACTCGAGATCACACCAGACGCTGGATGGCAGCACACCGGCAGAAATCTACAACGGAGTTTCTCTCAAGAGGGTAGCATGA
- a CDS encoding rhomboid family intramembrane serine protease, giving the protein MFLPLKDMNPTERKPIVTISLIVINVLVYLYQMSLGPGAQAFIASFGATPFEITRFTDLVGQYGYNIRHFQGPNPIILTLFTSMFMHGSILHLGGNMLYLWIFGNNIEDILGPGKFILFYILCGLIGHAMHIASSPASLIPTIGASGAIAGILGAYLIAYPGARVLTLMFLFIFIRLTMIPAWVIIIFWFIIQLFSGFASLGGQQGGGTAWFAHIGGFLGGIALILLMAGDYVRWLRKGGFRGW; this is encoded by the coding sequence ATGTTTCTGCCGCTTAAAGACATGAACCCGACCGAGAGAAAGCCCATAGTGACGATCTCACTGATTGTCATAAACGTACTGGTCTACCTCTACCAGATGTCCCTCGGCCCTGGTGCGCAGGCATTCATCGCCTCTTTCGGCGCTACTCCGTTCGAGATAACCCGATTTACTGACCTGGTCGGACAATATGGTTATAACATCAGACATTTCCAAGGGCCCAATCCCATAATACTTACGCTTTTCACATCCATGTTCATGCACGGGTCCATTCTCCACCTCGGTGGCAACATGCTCTACCTGTGGATATTCGGAAACAACATAGAGGACATACTCGGCCCCGGAAAATTCATCCTGTTCTATATCCTCTGTGGGCTGATCGGCCATGCGATGCATATCGCATCCAGCCCCGCCTCGCTGATTCCCACCATAGGAGCAAGCGGCGCCATCGCGGGAATACTGGGAGCCTATCTGATAGCATATCCCGGTGCCAGGGTGCTTACATTGATGTTCCTCTTCATCTTTATCCGTCTTACTATGATCCCTGCCTGGGTAATAATAATCTTCTGGTTCATCATCCAGCTGTTCAGCGGGTTCGCATCGCTCGGCGGGCAACAGGGCGGAGGTACAGCCTGGTTCGCGCATATCGGCGGATTCCTCGGGGGAATAGCGCTGATCCTGCTTATGGCCGGTGATTATGTGAGATGGCTTCGGAAGGGTGGGTTCAGAGGCTGGTAA
- a CDS encoding radical SAM protein, translating to MTLNISRLLIDSRSVDDPVTVRMLAALPGVETTIMDDIDPSRVEGGPGAVVLTHLQGAFIKDFPVTPGAPPCGEKYIVTMANCPFFCSYCYLQSYLEHDRITVFTDTDRMKEEIAATISCDRPARMTTGEFGDSLALDSITGITLDILPLFEGTGTILEVRTKSDSIDHLIPPAGDHLMMTWTLSPQEAISREEPGTATLARRLKSIEKAVRAGTRVSVRLDPVIPSYYTAESYFGLVRDIRAAAGKGGIRRFELGIVRFPPGLWEIAAGKKSGGRLIKGEYFNDLEGKKRYYRPERVRIYRELGMMVREEFPEAAIELSMEDREVWEDAGITLQ from the coding sequence ATGACTTTGAATATCAGCAGACTACTCATAGACAGCAGATCGGTCGACGATCCGGTGACGGTCAGGATGCTGGCCGCCCTTCCAGGGGTCGAGACCACTATCATGGACGACATCGACCCGTCACGCGTGGAAGGCGGTCCGGGCGCGGTCGTACTGACTCATCTCCAGGGAGCTTTCATAAAGGATTTCCCCGTCACACCCGGGGCACCACCATGCGGAGAGAAATATATAGTAACGATGGCAAACTGTCCCTTCTTCTGCAGTTACTGCTACCTTCAGTCATACCTGGAACATGACAGGATCACTGTCTTCACCGACACCGACAGGATGAAGGAAGAGATCGCCGCGACGATCTCCTGTGACAGGCCGGCCAGAATGACGACGGGAGAGTTCGGCGACAGCCTCGCCCTCGACTCGATCACGGGTATCACCCTCGATATCCTTCCCCTTTTCGAAGGTACCGGCACTATCCTCGAGGTGAGAACAAAAAGTGACAGCATCGACCATTTGATCCCACCTGCAGGCGATCACCTGATGATGACATGGACCCTTTCCCCGCAGGAAGCCATATCCAGGGAAGAACCCGGAACGGCCACACTCGCCCGAAGATTGAAGTCTATAGAAAAGGCGGTCCGGGCCGGCACTCGGGTATCTGTAAGGCTCGACCCCGTGATACCTTCATATTACACGGCCGAATCATACTTCGGCCTCGTCCGGGATATTCGGGCCGCGGCAGGAAAAGGGGGGATCAGGAGGTTCGAGCTGGGCATCGTCCGTTTCCCTCCCGGCCTGTGGGAGATCGCCGCCGGGAAGAAATCGGGCGGCCGTTTGATAAAGGGCGAATATTTCAATGACCTGGAAGGAAAGAAGAGATACTACCGCCCCGAAAGAGTCAGGATATACAGGGAACTTGGCATGATGGTCAGGGAAGAGTTTCCAGAAGCAGCTATCGAGTTGAGCATGGAGGACCGGGAGGTCTGGGAAGACGCCGGCATCACTTTACAGTAG